The proteins below come from a single Bactrocera tryoni isolate S06 unplaced genomic scaffold, CSIRO_BtryS06_freeze2 scaffold_25, whole genome shotgun sequence genomic window:
- the LOC120780755 gene encoding histone-lysine N-methyltransferase, H3 lysine-79 specific-like, with product MCPHYKRLQSIFFKSKSADSTQYVFQSEDGTTNHGECEIIQQSEYDSGSMFVDEIATTTESEHDYVFYTLPNDIEIATPVSSKRAQNINDNKAVEFAEKMRKSAPKTAISKLSALQSERNELQMQRLELEKEKHRNYMEREEKRISIEKEKFVLEKERHEKMFELEKEKFAIEKENNKDKLKILTMELEMKERLARFELELKQKLSFF from the coding sequence ATGTGTCCACATTATAAGCGATTGCAGAGCATATTTTTTAAGAGCAAATCGGCAGACTCGACACAGTACGTGTTCCAGTCCGAAGATGGTACAACTAATCATGGTGAATGTGAAATTATTCAGCAGAGCGAATATGACAGTGGTAGTATGTTCGTTGACGAAATTGCGACAACGACTGAAAGCGAACATGATTATGTATTTTATACGTTGCCGAATGATATCGAAATTGCAACACCAGTTTCTTCTAAACGAGCTCAAAATATAAATGACAACAAGGCAGTAGAATTCGCTGAAAAGATGAGGAAATCGGCACCGAAAACAGCAATTAGCAAATTATCTGCACTACAATCGGAAAGAAATGAGCTACAAATGCAACGCTTAGAATTAGAAAAGGAGAAACACAGAAACTACATGGAAAGGGAGGAAAAACGGATAAGTATAGAAAAGGAAAAGTTTGTTTTGGAAAAAGAAAGACACGAGAAGATGTTTGAGctggaaaaagaaaaatttgccaTAGAAAAAGAGaacaataaagataaattaaaaattttgactatGGAGCTGGAGATGAAGGAGCGGCTAGCACGTTTTGAGTTAGAACTAAAACAGAAGCtaagttttttttag